Sequence from the Spirochaetales bacterium genome:
AATATACCCCACATGTCAAAAAGCCGTCCCGATACATCACATTTTTCTCTATTATATATATTACTTTATAACAGGTAGCCTGTCAAGAAATGAAAAAGAACAGCCTGACCTTTTACCCGTGATATACCGGAAGGCTTTACCCGCATCCCAGACATATTCGTGGTGTGCCCGGGAAAGCGGGACTCAATCGGCCTAAAGAAAAAAAACAAATACGCCGTCATTTATAATGAATGAAACTTTCTCACATCGTTCTTATCATCTATCTTGGTCTCATTATCGGTTCGCTCCTTATTTTTTTTCTGGGCGATGAAGGATGGTATCAATATAAGGTACTCCTTAACCATGAGGAGAAACTGAAAAAAAACCTGGAACATCTCAAACAGACCCATAGCGATCTTTCCCGGCAACTCGAGGCACTCAGAACCAGCCCCGAAGTCATACGCCTTCTGGCAAGGGAACTGGGGTATTACCGGCCTGATGAGACCGTCATTAATATCAACGGAAGCAGACCCACACATAATTTTTATGAAGTGGGGAAACTGCTCAAACGCATTCCGTCTTCAAAAAACCGCAATCTGATCCTGCGGATTATCGGGATTGCACTGAGTACCTTATGTGTGTTACTCTTTGTGCTTCTGAAAAAGAGGAAGCGTCATGATTATAAAAGAGGGTGATCCGCAATGTTTTTCCGTTATCGTTCGTACTTTACGGAAAGGGAACCCGATCATTCTTCTCTGCGACACGATGTATGGACTCGTCGGAACGGCCCCGGATACGGAGGAAAAGCTATGTGCGATCAAAGGCAGGGCAAAGGGTAAACCCTTTCTTGAACTCATCCCCGACATCCGGTGGACTAAAATATATTCCGACATTATCATCCCCCCCTCGCTCGCCCGCTTGTGGCCGGGACCCCTGACCATTATCCTTCCGAGAAGGGATTCGGGAACCGTCGGTCTCAGGGTTCCCGGCGGTATTTTTCTAAGACGGATTATCGAAGGCTGCGGCAAACCGCTTTTTTCAACAAGTGTCAACAGGGAGGGGGAAGCCCCGCTTACGGATATCGACCGTATTATCGACGTGTTTCATGATGATGTCGAGCTTATCGTGGATTCGGGAAATGCCGAAAAGAATATCCCTTCGACCATACTGGATATTTCGAGAAAACCCTTCAGGATTGTGAGACAGGGCGTCATGACAATCGCCCCTGATGTGCTTCGCGATGAGTGAACGCATTAAAATTTGTTTCGAAATTTACAGAAAACGCGCCCTCTTCATCCAATGTGTGCGGGAGTATTTCCTCGCGAACGGTTATCTGGAAGTGGAAACACCGGTTATATCGCCGTTTCTGCTGCCCGAGCCCTCGATCGAGGTGTTCCGGACGGATTATATCGATCCGGATGAAAGACGCTTTCCATGTTATCTCATTCCGTCGCCCGAACTCTGGATGAAACGTCTCGTTGCAGCCGGAAGCGGGAATATTTTTCAGATAACAAAATGTTTCCGTAATATCGAGTCCGTGGGGATTCAGCATAATCCGGAGTTCAGCATGTGCGAGTGGTATACGGTAAACGCCGACTATCTGGATTCCATGGTCTGCATCGAAGCATTGCTGGCGTACATCAATAAAAGACTTCCAGAAATACCGTCCGGGATACTCGATGTCCCTCCGCGCCGCATGTCGGTGAAAGAGGCGTTCGAACGCTTCTGTAATATGGATCTCGACTCATTTATCGGGACGGATATTGAAGGCAAGCGGGAAGCGGCCGGCCGGACCGGTATCATCCTTTCTGAAGACGATACTGAAGAACAGCTCTTCAACAAACTATTTCTCACGTTTGTGGAACCGAACCTCCCGGCGGCTTCACCGCTTATTCTCTACGATTACCCTCACTGCGTTCCCGTGTTTGCCAAAAAAAAGGCCGGGACCCGATATTATGAACGGTGGGAACTTTATATGGGGGGAATGGAGATTGCGAATTGTTTTTCAGAAGAAACCGATATGAAGCGTATACGATCGTTTATCCGGAGTGAAACGGAAAGGAAAAAAAAGTGCCGTATTCTTCATGCCGTTGACGTCGATCTGCCCGCACATTTCAGAAAGGATGTTCCCCCTTTTTCGGGTGTCGCATTAGGACTTGACAGACTTTTCATGGTATTATTTAATAGGAACTCTATCGGGGATGTAATGTTTTTCCCTTTCTCTCAATTTAATGAAATAAATCGAATGGAAGAAGAAGAGGAGTGATATGATCAAAGCGGGCAATCTGTCAAAGGGGATGTTTATCCTTGCCAAGGACGAGCCACATTATGTTGCGGAACGGGAGTTCGTCAACCCGGGAAAGGGGTCGGCGTTTGTTCGTCTCAAGCTGAAAAATTTAAAAACCGGTGCCGTGATAAAACAGA
This genomic interval carries:
- a CDS encoding L-threonylcarbamoyladenylate synthase codes for the protein MIIKEGDPQCFSVIVRTLRKGNPIILLCDTMYGLVGTAPDTEEKLCAIKGRAKGKPFLELIPDIRWTKIYSDIIIPPSLARLWPGPLTIILPRRDSGTVGLRVPGGIFLRRIIEGCGKPLFSTSVNREGEAPLTDIDRIIDVFHDDVELIVDSGNAEKNIPSTILDISRKPFRIVRQGVMTIAPDVLRDE
- a CDS encoding elongation factor P--(R)-beta-lysine ligase; translation: MSERIKICFEIYRKRALFIQCVREYFLANGYLEVETPVISPFLLPEPSIEVFRTDYIDPDERRFPCYLIPSPELWMKRLVAAGSGNIFQITKCFRNIESVGIQHNPEFSMCEWYTVNADYLDSMVCIEALLAYINKRLPEIPSGILDVPPRRMSVKEAFERFCNMDLDSFIGTDIEGKREAAGRTGIILSEDDTEEQLFNKLFLTFVEPNLPAASPLILYDYPHCVPVFAKKKAGTRYYERWELYMGGMEIANCFSEETDMKRIRSFIRSETERKKKCRILHAVDVDLPAHFRKDVPPFSGVALGLDRLFMVLFNRNSIGDVMFFPFSQFNEINRMEEEEE
- a CDS encoding septum formation initiator family protein, with translation MKLSHIVLIIYLGLIIGSLLIFFLGDEGWYQYKVLLNHEEKLKKNLEHLKQTHSDLSRQLEALRTSPEVIRLLARELGYYRPDETVININGSRPTHNFYEVGKLLKRIPSSKNRNLILRIIGIALSTLCVLLFVLLKKRKRHDYKRG